A genomic region of Trifolium pratense cultivar HEN17-A07 linkage group LG3, ARS_RC_1.1, whole genome shotgun sequence contains the following coding sequences:
- the LOC123913936 gene encoding formin-like protein 5 isoform X3, whose protein sequence is MALFRRFFYRKPPDRLLEISERVYVFDCCFSTDVLEEDEYKVYMGGIVAQLQDYFPDASFMVFNFREGDKRSQIADLLSLCDMTVMEYPRQYEGCPLLPLEMIHHFLRSSESWLSLEGQQNVLLMHCERGGWPVLAFMLAGLLLYRKQYSGELKTLEMVYKQAPRQLLQLLLPLNPQPSQLRYLQYISRRHLGSEWPPSETPLYLDCLILRVLPLFDDGKGCRPVVRVYGPDPSNPANRSSKLLFSTSNNQKHIRHYLQAECMLVKIDIRCRVQGDVVLECIHLSEDFIREEVMFRVMFHTAFVRSNILVLGRDEMDMLWDTKDQFSKDFKSEVVFLDADAVIPDLTTVNVSEDENETESGSPDEFYEVEEIFSNVIDAQDSPRVRDSAVQDGSHKDIWNEYSDPHTLQDSTPDDGIHQQVGTTDSGINEVKDITVDDVNYKLDERVDSDTHIVKDIAVDDGYNKPSSIAVTFDMMETPERQEVILDAHEELAVMQKKYDEDNNTPLKELEPEEGQQMHELARSMSVENNKDSYLDSLHVSYPPTRHNSLPTALLNATAAKEKMTNAEERLVSSSHVNEAADSMDLTNDLKSCNGNNSKSLESIGEIDSNAQPSSIMPITESSHQTTTQAPQLSTDQVPQPHPPPPPPLPRRSPSSLDGEVSTLPQPPPQPPPPPPPPPPTLTLFGKKNEEMAIQAATPPPPPAPPPFSGNNRGSSLPHWHPVYSSIDEIGENSGASPPSTPPIVGSAITSKASKLIGAVSLPRPPPPPPPPPPSLSYMDRTPLLPPSTPSLHTPPPPPLSKSPPPLPSPPPPPPPLPVVYRASTSTPSSSFTRSPPPPPPPPPSLCIAPSSPPSIGIATPPPPLPPSSEQPPPPPSMSKAPPPPLPHLPALSGAPPPPPASSLSKALPPPSFYGALPSPPPPPSMSKVPPPPPPPSHLASNGAPPPPSMSKAPPPPPSPPPNLPTSSETPPPPPSMSKAPPPPPPPPPFYGAPPPPPPPNLPTSSEAPPPPPSMSKAPPPPPPPPPPPPPPNFLASNEALPPPPSVSKAPPPPPTPFYGAPPPPSYLASNGAPPPPPPPPSMSNPPPPPPPPFYAAPPPPPQSYHASKEAPPPPPPPSMSNPPPPPPPPFYAAPPPPPSLSTAPTPPPPPFHGAAPPPHPPPHPSMSNAPPPPPPPFYAAPPPPPSMPTAPTPPPPPFYGAAPPPHPSMSNAPPPPPPPFYGAPPPPSPMHGARAPPPPPPPGGGGPPPPPPPGFGGPPPPPPPGFGGPPPPPLPGGGGPPPPPPPGGRGPGPPPPPGAPGAPAPPGLPGGAPPPPGGRGRGLARPTGAGAAAPQRNAFKPLHWSKVTRALQGSLWYELQRHGETQSGQDFDVSELEKLFSNAPKQTGKPGGPSKPAATKNEKVTLIDLKRANNTLIMLTKVKMPLPDMMAAVLALDDTVLDVDQVENLVKFCPTKEEMDLLKGYTGDKENLGKCEQFFLELMKVPRVESKLRVFCFKIQFQTQITEFNRSLNLVNSACDEVRNSLKLKEIMKKILYLGNTLNQGTARGSAVGFKLDSLLKLTDTRASNSKMTLMHYLCKVLAEKSPSLLDFHHDLVSVETASKIQLKALAEEMQAITKGLEKVNQELAASENDGPVSEVFHKTLKGFIDEAKSQVDSVTRLYSDVKCRCTCSLFR, encoded by the exons ATGGCGCTGTTCCGAAGATTCTTTTACCGGAAACCGCCGGATCGTCTTCTTGAGATCTCCGAGAGAGTCTACG TTTTTGATTGCTGCTTCTCTACGGACGTCTTGGAAGAGGATGAGTACAAAGTTTATATGGGGGGAATTGTAGCTCAACTACAAGATTACTTTCCAGATGCTTCTTTCATGGTATTCAATTTCAGAGAAGGGGATAAGCGCAGCCAAATTGCAGACCTTTTATCTCTGTGTGACATGACAGTTATGGAGTACCCTCGGCAATACGAGGGCTGTCCACTTCTGCCTTTAGAGATGATTCATCACTTCCTTCGATCAAGTGAAAGCTGGCTGTCTTTGGAGGGGCAACAAAATGTGCTTTTGATGCACTGTGAAAGAGGGGGGTGGCCCGTGCTGGCATTTATGCTAGCCGGTCTTTTATTGTACCGAAAACAATACAGTGGAGAGCTGAAGACTCTTGAAATGGTCTACAAGCAAGCACCTAGACAACTTCTCCAGCTTTTATTACCTTTGAACCCACAACCTTCTCAGTTAAGATATCTTCAGTATATTTCCAGGAGACATTTGGGTTCTGAGTGGCCTCCATCAGAAACACCCTTATATTTGGATTGTTTGATTCTAAGAGTTCTTCCGTTATTTGATGATGGAAAAGGTTGCAGGCCTGTTGTACGTGTTTATGGTCCGGACCCTTCTAATCCTGCCAATAGAAGTTCTAAGCTTCTTTTCTCAACttcaaacaatcaaaaacacATTCGCCACTACCTGCAG GCAGAATGTATGCTCGTGAAAATTGATATTCGTTGTCGTGTTCAAGGGGATGTCGTTCTTGAGTGCATACATTTAAGCGAAGATTTCATTCGTGAGGAGGTGATGTTTAGAGTCATGTTTCATACAGCGTTTGTACGGTCAAATATTTTGGTGCTGGGCCGCGATGAAATGGATATGTTGTGGGATACAAAGGATCAGTTCTCCAAGGATTTTAAATCTGAG GTGGTTTTTTTGGATGCTGATGCTGTTATACCTGATCTAACCACAGTCAATGTGAGTGAAGATGAAAATGAAACAGAAAGCGGTTCACCTGACGAATTCTATGAAGTGGAAGAGATCTTCAGCAATGTAATTGATGCACAGGATTCTCCAAGGGTTCGTGACAGTGCAGTGCAAGATGGAAGCCATAAAGATATCTGGAATGAGTATTCAGATCCTCATACTCTTCAGGATTCTACGCCAGATGATGGGATTCACCAGCAGGTTGGAACGACGGATTCTGGTATTAATGAAGTGAAAGACATTACTGTTGATGATGTGAATTACAAGCTCGATGAGCGTGTAGATTCAGATACTCACATAGTGAAAGATATTGCTGTGGATGATGGGTACAATAAGCCAAGTTCCATTGCAGTCACTTTTGATATGATGGAAACTCCGGAGAGACAGGAAGTCATTTTGGATGCGCATGAGGAGTTGGCAGTTATGCAAAAAAAGTACGACGAAGATAACAACACACCACTAAAAGAATTAGAGCCTGAGGAAGGGCAGCAGATGCATGAGCTTGCCCGATCGATGTCTgttgaaaataacaaagattCCTATCTAGATTCATTGCATGTTTCATATCCACCGACAAGGCATAATAGTTTACCAACTGCTCTGTTAAATGCTACCGCTGCAAAGGAGAAAATGACTAATGCTGAAGAAAGACTTGTTTCTAGTTCTCATGTCAACGAAGCGGCTGATTCTATGGACTTGACAAATGATCTGAAAAGTTGTAATGGGAACAATTCAAAATCTTTAGAAAGCATAGGGGAAATAGACTCAAACGCCCAACCATCATCAATAATGCCAATTACAGAGTCATCTCATCAGACAACCACTCAAGCACCACAGTTGAGCACTGATCAGGTGCCACAACCTCATCCTCCCCCACCACCCCCACTTCCACGCAGATCACCATCTTCTTTGGATGGTGAAGTGTCTACGTTACCGCAACCGCCgccacaaccaccaccaccaccaccaccaccaccacctacTTTGACATTATTTGGTAAGAAAAATGAAGAGATGGCCATACAAGCTGCaactcctcctcctccacccGCTCCACCTCCATTTTCTGGGAATAATAGAGGGAGCTCATTACCTCATTGGCACCCAGTTTATTCATCCATCGATGAAATTGGAGAAAATAGTGGTGCTTCACCTCCTTCAACTCCTCCTATAGTAGGAAGTGCAATTACATCAAAAGCTTCTAAATTAATCGGTGCAGTCTCCCTTCCCCgtcctcctcctccaccaccacctcccCCGCCTTCTTTGTCTTATATGGATAGAACTCCCCTCCTTCCTCCTTCAACACCATCACTTCACACTCCACCCCCACCACCTTTAAGTAAATCTCCACCTCCACTaccatcaccaccacctcctcctcctcctctgcCTGTTGTATATAGAGCTTCAACATCAACACCTTCATCTTCTTTTACTAGATCcccaccaccacctcctccgCCGCCACCTTCTTTATGTATAGCTCCATCATCTCCACCTTCTATTGGTATAGCTACACCACCTCCACCTCTTCCTCCATCAAGtgaacaaccaccaccacctccttcAATGTCTAAGGCCCCACCACCCCCACTACCACATCTTCCTGCATTAAGTGgagcaccaccaccaccacctgcTTCTTCACTATCTAAAGCCCTACCACCCCCATCATTCTATGGAGCTCtaccatcaccaccaccacctccttcAATGTCTAAGGTCCCACCACCCCCACCTCCACCATCACATCTTGCATCAAATGGAGCACCTCCACCTCCTTCAATGTCTAAGGCCCCACCACCTccaccatcaccaccaccaaaTCTTCCTACATCAAGTGAAACACCTCCACCACCTCCTTCAATGTCTAAGGCTCCACCACCCCCACCTCCACCCCCACCATTCTATGGagctccaccaccaccaccaccaccaaatcTTCCTACATCAAGTGAAGCACCTCCACCACCTCCTTCAATGTCTAAGGCTCCACCACCCCCACCTccacctcctccaccaccaccaccacctaaTTTTCTTGCATCAAATGAAGCACTTCCACCACCTCCTTCAGTTTCTAAGGCCCCACCACCCCCACCTACACCATTCTATGGAgctccaccaccaccatcataTCTTGCATCAAATGGAgcacctccaccaccaccaccacctccttcAATGTCTAATCCCCCACCACCCCCACCTCCACCATTCTATGCagctccaccaccaccaccacaatcATATCATGCATCAAAAGaagcaccaccaccacctccacctcCTTCAATGTCTAATCCCccgccaccaccacctccaccatTCTATGCAgctccaccaccacctccttCATTGTCTACGGCCCCAACACCCCCACCTCCACCATTCCATGGAGCTGCACCACCACCACATCCACCACCACATCCTTCAATGTCTAATgccccaccaccaccacctccaccatTCTATGCAgctccaccaccacctccttCAATGCCTACGGCCCCAACACCCCCACCTCCACCATTCTATGGAGCTGCACCACCACCACATCCTTCAATGTCTAATgccccaccaccaccacctccaccatTCTATGGAgctccaccaccaccatctcCGATGCATGGGGCACGAGCACCACCTCCTCCACCTCCTCCGGGTGGTGGAGGCCCACCTCCTCCTCCACCTCCAGGTTTTGGAGGCCCACCTCCTCCTCCACCTCCAGGTTTTGGAGGCCCACCTCCTCCGCCACTTCCAGGTGGTGGAGGCCCACCTCCTCCGCCACCTCCAGGTGGTCGAGGCCCAGGTCCACCACCTCCTCCTGGAGCGCCTGGTGCTCCTGCACCTCCTGGACTTCCAGGTGGTGCACCTCCACCACCTGGAGGGAGAGGGCGTGGACTTGCACGTCCTACAGGTGCTGGTGCAGCGGCACCTCAACGAAACGCCTTTAAGCCTCTTCATTGGAGTAAGGTTACAAGGGCATTGCAAGGAAGTTTATGGTATGAATTACAAAGACATGGAGAAACTCAAAG TGGACAAGACTTTGACGTTTCAGAGTTAGAGAAGCTTTTCTCAAATGCTCCAAAACAGACTGGTAAACCTGGAGGGCCGAGCAAACCAGCAGCAACAAAAAATGAGAAAGTCACCTTG ATTGACCTAAAGAGAGCCAATAATACTCTAATTATGCTCACAAAGGTTAAGATGCCACTTCCAGATATGATG GCTGCAGTACTTGCTTTGGATGACACGGTATTAGATGTTGATCAGGTGGAAAATCTTGTTAAATTTTGTCCTACCAAAGAGGAAATGGATCTTTTGAAG GGATATACTGGTGACAAGGAGAATTTGGGAAAGTGTGAACAG TTCTTTTTGGAGCTGATGAAAGTGCCACGAGTGGAGTCGAAATTAAGAGTATTCTGTTTCAAGATTCAATTTCAGACTCAG ATTACAGAGTTTAATAGGAGTTTAAACTTGGTGAACTCTGCATGTGACGAG GTCCGAAATTCACTCAAACTGAAGGAGATTATGAAGAAAATTCTTTATTTGGGCAATACATTGAATCAAGGAACAGCAAGGG GATCTGCTGTTGGGTTCAAGTTGGATAGCCTTTTAAAGCTCACCGACACTCGTGCTTCTAACAGTAAAATGACACTGATGCATTATCTTTGCAAG GTCCTAGCTGAAAAGTCTCCTTCACTCCTTGATTTTCACCATGACCTAGTTAGCGTAGAGACTGCCTCTAAG ATTCAATTGAAAGCATTAGCAGAAGAAATGCAGGCAATTACCAAGGGACTAGAAAAAGTAAACCAGGAGCTTGCTGCATCTGAAAATGATGGCCCAGTGTCTGAAGTTTTCCATAAG ACATTGAAAGGTTTCATTGATGAAGCCAAGTCTCAGGTGGATTCTGTAACACGCCTATATTCTGATGTG AAATGCAGATGCACTTGCAGTTTATTTCGGTGA
- the LOC123913936 gene encoding formin-like protein 20 isoform X4, producing MALFRRFFYRKPPDRLLEISERVYVFDCCFSTDVLEEDEYKVYMGGIVAQLQDYFPDASFMVFNFREGDKRSQIADLLSLCDMTVMEYPRQYEGCPLLPLEMIHHFLRSSESWLSLEGQQNVLLMHCERGGWPVLAFMLAGLLLYRKQYSGELKTLEMVYKQAPRQLLQLLLPLNPQPSQLRYLQYISRRHLGSEWPPSETPLYLDCLILRVLPLFDDGKGCRPVVRVYGPDPSNPANRSSKLLFSTSNNQKHIRHYLQAECMLVKIDIRCRVQGDVVLECIHLSEDFIREEVMFRVMFHTAFVRSNILVLGRDEMDMLWDTKDQFSKDFKSEVVFLDADAVIPDLTTVNVSEDENETESGSPDEFYEVEEIFSNVIDAQDSPRVRDSAVQDGSHKDIWNEYSDPHTLQDSTPDDGIHQQVGTTDSGINEVKDITVDDVNYKLDERVDSDTHIVKDIAVDDGYNKPSSIAVTFDMMETPERQEVILDAHEELAVMQKKYDEDNNTPLKELEPEEGQQMHELARSMSVENNKDSYLDSLHVSYPPTRHNSLPTALLNATAAKEKMTNAEERLVSSSHVNEAADSMDLTNDLKSCNGNNSKSLESIGEIDSNAQPSSIMPITESSHQTTTQAPQLSTDQVPQPHPPPPPPLPRRSPSSLDGEVSTLPQPPPQPPPPPPPPPPTLTLFGKKNEEMAIQAATPPPPPAPPPFSGNNRGSSLPHWHPVYSSIDEIGENSGASPPSTPPIVGSAITSKASKLIGAVSLPRPPPPPPPPPPSLSYMDRTPLLPPSTPSLHTPPPPPLSKSPPPLPSPPPPPPPLPVVYRASTSTPSSSFTRSPPPPPPPPPSLCIAPSSPPSIGIATPPPPLPPSSEQPPPPPSMSKAPPPPLPHLPALSGAPPPPPASSLSKALPPPSFYGALPSPPPPPSMSKVPPPPPPPSHLASNGAPPPPSMSKAPPPPPSPPPNLPTSSETPPPPPSMSKAPPPPPPPPPFYGAPPPPPPPNLPTSSEAPPPPPSMSKAPPPPPPPPPPPPPPNFLASNEALPPPPSVSKAPPPPPTPFYGAPPPPSYLASNGAPPPPPPPPSMSNPPPPPPPPFYAAPPPPPQSYHASKEAPPPPPPPSMSNPPPPPPPPFYAAPPPPPSLSTAPTPPPPPFHGAAPPPHPPPHPSMSNAPPPPPPPFYAAPPPPPSMPTAPTPPPPPFYGAAPPPHPSMSNAPPPPPPPFYGAPPPPSPMHGARAPPPPPPPGGGGPPPPPPPGFGGPPPPPPPGFGGPPPPPLPGGGGPPPPPPPGGRGPGPPPPPGAPGAPAPPGLPGGAPPPPGGRGRGLARPTGAGAAAPQRNAFKPLHWSKVTRALQGSLWYELQRHGETQSGQDFDVSELEKLFSNAPKQTGKPGGPSKPAATKNEKVTLIDLKRANNTLIMLTKVKMPLPDMMAAVLALDDTVLDVDQVENLVKFCPTKEEMDLLKGYTGDKENLGKCEQLIHVLVPSNLREG from the exons ATGGCGCTGTTCCGAAGATTCTTTTACCGGAAACCGCCGGATCGTCTTCTTGAGATCTCCGAGAGAGTCTACG TTTTTGATTGCTGCTTCTCTACGGACGTCTTGGAAGAGGATGAGTACAAAGTTTATATGGGGGGAATTGTAGCTCAACTACAAGATTACTTTCCAGATGCTTCTTTCATGGTATTCAATTTCAGAGAAGGGGATAAGCGCAGCCAAATTGCAGACCTTTTATCTCTGTGTGACATGACAGTTATGGAGTACCCTCGGCAATACGAGGGCTGTCCACTTCTGCCTTTAGAGATGATTCATCACTTCCTTCGATCAAGTGAAAGCTGGCTGTCTTTGGAGGGGCAACAAAATGTGCTTTTGATGCACTGTGAAAGAGGGGGGTGGCCCGTGCTGGCATTTATGCTAGCCGGTCTTTTATTGTACCGAAAACAATACAGTGGAGAGCTGAAGACTCTTGAAATGGTCTACAAGCAAGCACCTAGACAACTTCTCCAGCTTTTATTACCTTTGAACCCACAACCTTCTCAGTTAAGATATCTTCAGTATATTTCCAGGAGACATTTGGGTTCTGAGTGGCCTCCATCAGAAACACCCTTATATTTGGATTGTTTGATTCTAAGAGTTCTTCCGTTATTTGATGATGGAAAAGGTTGCAGGCCTGTTGTACGTGTTTATGGTCCGGACCCTTCTAATCCTGCCAATAGAAGTTCTAAGCTTCTTTTCTCAACttcaaacaatcaaaaacacATTCGCCACTACCTGCAG GCAGAATGTATGCTCGTGAAAATTGATATTCGTTGTCGTGTTCAAGGGGATGTCGTTCTTGAGTGCATACATTTAAGCGAAGATTTCATTCGTGAGGAGGTGATGTTTAGAGTCATGTTTCATACAGCGTTTGTACGGTCAAATATTTTGGTGCTGGGCCGCGATGAAATGGATATGTTGTGGGATACAAAGGATCAGTTCTCCAAGGATTTTAAATCTGAG GTGGTTTTTTTGGATGCTGATGCTGTTATACCTGATCTAACCACAGTCAATGTGAGTGAAGATGAAAATGAAACAGAAAGCGGTTCACCTGACGAATTCTATGAAGTGGAAGAGATCTTCAGCAATGTAATTGATGCACAGGATTCTCCAAGGGTTCGTGACAGTGCAGTGCAAGATGGAAGCCATAAAGATATCTGGAATGAGTATTCAGATCCTCATACTCTTCAGGATTCTACGCCAGATGATGGGATTCACCAGCAGGTTGGAACGACGGATTCTGGTATTAATGAAGTGAAAGACATTACTGTTGATGATGTGAATTACAAGCTCGATGAGCGTGTAGATTCAGATACTCACATAGTGAAAGATATTGCTGTGGATGATGGGTACAATAAGCCAAGTTCCATTGCAGTCACTTTTGATATGATGGAAACTCCGGAGAGACAGGAAGTCATTTTGGATGCGCATGAGGAGTTGGCAGTTATGCAAAAAAAGTACGACGAAGATAACAACACACCACTAAAAGAATTAGAGCCTGAGGAAGGGCAGCAGATGCATGAGCTTGCCCGATCGATGTCTgttgaaaataacaaagattCCTATCTAGATTCATTGCATGTTTCATATCCACCGACAAGGCATAATAGTTTACCAACTGCTCTGTTAAATGCTACCGCTGCAAAGGAGAAAATGACTAATGCTGAAGAAAGACTTGTTTCTAGTTCTCATGTCAACGAAGCGGCTGATTCTATGGACTTGACAAATGATCTGAAAAGTTGTAATGGGAACAATTCAAAATCTTTAGAAAGCATAGGGGAAATAGACTCAAACGCCCAACCATCATCAATAATGCCAATTACAGAGTCATCTCATCAGACAACCACTCAAGCACCACAGTTGAGCACTGATCAGGTGCCACAACCTCATCCTCCCCCACCACCCCCACTTCCACGCAGATCACCATCTTCTTTGGATGGTGAAGTGTCTACGTTACCGCAACCGCCgccacaaccaccaccaccaccaccaccaccaccacctacTTTGACATTATTTGGTAAGAAAAATGAAGAGATGGCCATACAAGCTGCaactcctcctcctccacccGCTCCACCTCCATTTTCTGGGAATAATAGAGGGAGCTCATTACCTCATTGGCACCCAGTTTATTCATCCATCGATGAAATTGGAGAAAATAGTGGTGCTTCACCTCCTTCAACTCCTCCTATAGTAGGAAGTGCAATTACATCAAAAGCTTCTAAATTAATCGGTGCAGTCTCCCTTCCCCgtcctcctcctccaccaccacctcccCCGCCTTCTTTGTCTTATATGGATAGAACTCCCCTCCTTCCTCCTTCAACACCATCACTTCACACTCCACCCCCACCACCTTTAAGTAAATCTCCACCTCCACTaccatcaccaccacctcctcctcctcctctgcCTGTTGTATATAGAGCTTCAACATCAACACCTTCATCTTCTTTTACTAGATCcccaccaccacctcctccgCCGCCACCTTCTTTATGTATAGCTCCATCATCTCCACCTTCTATTGGTATAGCTACACCACCTCCACCTCTTCCTCCATCAAGtgaacaaccaccaccacctccttcAATGTCTAAGGCCCCACCACCCCCACTACCACATCTTCCTGCATTAAGTGgagcaccaccaccaccacctgcTTCTTCACTATCTAAAGCCCTACCACCCCCATCATTCTATGGAGCTCtaccatcaccaccaccacctccttcAATGTCTAAGGTCCCACCACCCCCACCTCCACCATCACATCTTGCATCAAATGGAGCACCTCCACCTCCTTCAATGTCTAAGGCCCCACCACCTccaccatcaccaccaccaaaTCTTCCTACATCAAGTGAAACACCTCCACCACCTCCTTCAATGTCTAAGGCTCCACCACCCCCACCTCCACCCCCACCATTCTATGGagctccaccaccaccaccaccaccaaatcTTCCTACATCAAGTGAAGCACCTCCACCACCTCCTTCAATGTCTAAGGCTCCACCACCCCCACCTccacctcctccaccaccaccaccacctaaTTTTCTTGCATCAAATGAAGCACTTCCACCACCTCCTTCAGTTTCTAAGGCCCCACCACCCCCACCTACACCATTCTATGGAgctccaccaccaccatcataTCTTGCATCAAATGGAgcacctccaccaccaccaccacctccttcAATGTCTAATCCCCCACCACCCCCACCTCCACCATTCTATGCagctccaccaccaccaccacaatcATATCATGCATCAAAAGaagcaccaccaccacctccacctcCTTCAATGTCTAATCCCccgccaccaccacctccaccatTCTATGCAgctccaccaccacctccttCATTGTCTACGGCCCCAACACCCCCACCTCCACCATTCCATGGAGCTGCACCACCACCACATCCACCACCACATCCTTCAATGTCTAATgccccaccaccaccacctccaccatTCTATGCAgctccaccaccacctccttCAATGCCTACGGCCCCAACACCCCCACCTCCACCATTCTATGGAGCTGCACCACCACCACATCCTTCAATGTCTAATgccccaccaccaccacctccaccatTCTATGGAgctccaccaccaccatctcCGATGCATGGGGCACGAGCACCACCTCCTCCACCTCCTCCGGGTGGTGGAGGCCCACCTCCTCCTCCACCTCCAGGTTTTGGAGGCCCACCTCCTCCTCCACCTCCAGGTTTTGGAGGCCCACCTCCTCCGCCACTTCCAGGTGGTGGAGGCCCACCTCCTCCGCCACCTCCAGGTGGTCGAGGCCCAGGTCCACCACCTCCTCCTGGAGCGCCTGGTGCTCCTGCACCTCCTGGACTTCCAGGTGGTGCACCTCCACCACCTGGAGGGAGAGGGCGTGGACTTGCACGTCCTACAGGTGCTGGTGCAGCGGCACCTCAACGAAACGCCTTTAAGCCTCTTCATTGGAGTAAGGTTACAAGGGCATTGCAAGGAAGTTTATGGTATGAATTACAAAGACATGGAGAAACTCAAAG TGGACAAGACTTTGACGTTTCAGAGTTAGAGAAGCTTTTCTCAAATGCTCCAAAACAGACTGGTAAACCTGGAGGGCCGAGCAAACCAGCAGCAACAAAAAATGAGAAAGTCACCTTG ATTGACCTAAAGAGAGCCAATAATACTCTAATTATGCTCACAAAGGTTAAGATGCCACTTCCAGATATGATG GCTGCAGTACTTGCTTTGGATGACACGGTATTAGATGTTGATCAGGTGGAAAATCTTGTTAAATTTTGTCCTACCAAAGAGGAAATGGATCTTTTGAAG GGATATACTGGTGACAAGGAGAATTTGGGAAAGTGTGAACAG TTGATTCATGTGTTGGTGCCTTCAAATTTGCGTGAAGGGTGA